Part of the Zingiber officinale cultivar Zhangliang chromosome 8A, Zo_v1.1, whole genome shotgun sequence genome, TGTACATCTGAAAAATATAGAATACATTAACTGAAACATCTAAAAATTCAACCAAAAGTTTTTCAATTAAACAAAGTGAAATAGAGAAGCATCTCAAAGAATGATATTGAAGATTCATGTCCAAAAAATTAAGAAACTGCAAAAGTATTCAAACTGAGTATTTATAAATACAAACGCTTACAGTTGAAGTCGCAACTCTACGCTTCTCAGAACCTCTTTTAGCTGAAGGTCTTGAAGAGCTAGAAGAAACTCCTGGAGTTCGTTTACGAACTTTACTGCTGCCAGATAATCTCTGCAAAAAATATGAACCATTAAACTTgttataacaataataaaataaaaaattagacatCATCAACATTCAACAAAGAGAAACTGTCaggtaatttaaaaaattcaagcaAACCAATGGAATAACATGGGCATATCCATTATTCAATAATAATTAGAGACCGAAAGAGTGTATGTAGACAATCTTACCCAAGTTCATCATGTATTGGAAGACTTCTTAAAATGAGCGGTAAACCAAAGTAATAGAATAGCGCAAGACAAATGAAGTTTGGTAGATGTATGTCAATGATCAATCCATAACTATAAAGGGCAACTTGAAAATAACAATTGTtccatatatgaatcaaaatgttGTTACACTAATTCATATGTAAACCAatggaataataaaataaaaaattagacatCATCAACATTCAACAAAGAGAAACTGTCaggtaatttaaaaaattcaagcaAACCAATGGAATAACATGGGCATATCCATTATTCAATAATAATTAGAGACCGAAAGAGTGTATGTAGACAATCTTACCCAAGTTCATCATGTATTGGAAGACTTCTTAAAATGAGCGGTAAACCAAAGTAATAGAATAGCGCAAGACAAATGAAGTTTGGTAGATGTATGTCAATGATCAATCCATAACTATAAAGGGCAACTTGAAAATAACAATTGTtccatatatgaatcaaaatgttGTTACACTAATTCATATGTAAACCAACTAATCTTATTATATTGTCATTGATCAAATCCATCTTCTGATAAAAAACTCAGATAAATGTCAACAGCATTGttgattagcaaaagaaagtCATGGCCTTCACATAAACTACGTTTTTTGTATCTTTTAGTACAATAACAAGCATTGAGAACCAACACTGTTCAGCTAACAAATCAATTATTGGTTGGGCGATGCTACTCTAAGAAGGAATTTTGGACAGCCATAAAGCTTGAAGAAGGTGGATTAAGGTGGAGAAATTGATTATTTATAGCAACTCTTCTTTTGTGACCTTGATGAGCTCAGGCAGATGACTATATAAAATTTACGCATAAAAAATGAAGTTAGGATGCTAGTGCCTATATTGACACCTAAAATCAAGCAAAAAGTCCCAACGACCTGTATACTCCTATGAAAAGGCACAGGCTCTGAGGCTGCCCAGGTTCCTTCTCCTCTGTTCACTGTGCAGACAGCATGGGAGAAGGGGATCCTTAGTTATTCCAAGGAAGAACAATTGCCCAATTTTGCTTCCACCTAATTAGGTGGGAGAAAATTGAAGAggaaaaaaatactcaaaataatCTTACTCAAGCACGCTCTCCTTGTGGTTCTCTAACAGTGAGCTCACATGCTTACTCTCCTCCTGCTCCTCTTGCAACACCCTACAAACTCAGTGCCATGTTGATGCAAGATCCATCTGATGTGTGCAAGGTCAAGTGTATTGAAGGTACAATGGTTTATTAGGTATTAAGTGTAGTGGGTTTAGTTCCACATAATCCTTATCCGTTTACGATTTTAGCATAAGTCTATATATACTTATTTAAGTAAAgatgatttttattataatgCAATAGTTATTCTTCTTTCACCAACTACTACAGAGTGGAAGCGACAGTGACAACAAAAGCTGAGTAGATGCAGCAAAGGAGGTCAACTAAGAGTTCAATGCAAGCGCAAGTTGCATCCAGTGCATCTGAGGTAGGGGCATAGATTGGGTGGAAGTGGCCGCAGAGATCAGGCGAATGTAACAACAGGTGGGCTGGAGATTGAATCCAAGCTCCATCCACATGTCTAAGGACAGAAGAAGTTGGGCAGTGGTCACACGGGAGGTCAGGGCAGCAGAAGAAAATGAGATGTGGCATAGAGTAGGGAAGGAGAGAGGATGATTTCCTCAATTTTTCTGCTCCTAATacttttccctctcttcctcttacccAAGCAATCATATTTTTCTCCTTTCCCTACTCCCCTTTCCCTTCTCTCGTATCCTTCATGATTCCATCCTGTGGGTGAATAGAGTCTAAGAGAAGGCAGATATGGCAAcagattatttttttctaaaagccAGTAGACAACAATAACTAAATAATTGGTCACTGAAAAAAGTAACACAATTTATTGTATCAAGGAAAAAATCACTTACCAAATCATTTTATATTGACGAACAAGCATAATAAATAGTTCCGATGTATATGTCTCATGTTAGCAAATCAATGTAGCTCAAATACAATCACACTCATAACCAACATCCATAAAAGTCAACAAGAACCCAGCTAACAATCAAGTGAGATGGCACGCTAATAAATGTTCCTAACacatttccctctcttcctcttacccAAGCATTCATATTTTTCTCCTTTCCCTACTCCCCTTTCCCTTCTCTCATATCCTTCATGATTCCATCCTGTGGGTAAATAGAGTCTAAGAGAAGGCAGATATGGCAACAGATTAATTTTTTCTAAAAGCCAGTAAACAACAATAACTAAATAATTGGTCACTGAAAGAAGTAGACAATTTATTGTATCAAGGAAAAAATCACTTACCAAATCATTTTATATTGACGAACAAGCATAATAAATAGTTCTGATGTATATGTCTCATGTTAGCAAATCAATGTAGCTCAAATACAATCACACTCATAACCAATATCCATAAAAGTCAACAAGACCAGGCTAACAATCAAGTGAGATGGCACCCTAATAAATGTTTGAATGGCCAATcaacctaaaaccaaaaaaaaactcCCAGTCGACCTCTATAGGTGGTGACAAGCGGCCCAAGGGTCCATAGTTTGCCTATGACACAGTTCAAGAGTTCCCTTGTTGATTTGAAACTCCCAACAACAATGACAAAGATCTATGTTAAACACCATAAGCAACAGAAATTAGTATTATTATAAGATAATATGATACCTGAACACCATGTTTAGCTGCTCTTTTTCGTCgaacaaaatccatcaatggtGTTACTATGGGTACTTCCTTAGTAGCTCCTATGCAGTGGGAAAAAAAGGAACATGTTATGATGATTTCTCTCAATTTAGCACCATTATGTTTACCAATAATCCACTTTTTAGCACTATCTAACTAGGGTGGTATTGATTTGCATCTACATTTAAGCACTGACCAGCTCTTTCAGCCTCTTTCCTCTCCAGCTGAATTTCAGCACTAGGAAGACGTTCCACGGGCTTTGATATAAGCTCAAGAAACTCCATGTATTCGAGATCTAGGAGTTCATCAAATAACTGCTACTTAATGGTAACAGAATGCTGACAAGCGCTGACATAATACTAACATGTATAGAATGACATTATTCACAAAATTGGAAATAGATGTACCCTTCAATATAGTTCCTTCACAGCCATCTTTCTTTAACCATGGTTTCGGAACTCGTTGAGATGGTGCATACTCTACAAGAACCTTGAACTGAACTCCTGGCATAAATATTTCACAAGAAAAAtcattcaaaaatcaaaaacctAATCACAAAGAATGTgaaaaacaataattaaaattttaagtggTTCGTTGCCATGAATATACATCATACAAAAAGCTATATAATAACTATAGTTCAATTTTGTCATTGGATTTGCTTGTACTGAATGCACATTATGCACTACAATCTTGCATTGAGCTCCATGCTGATTCAATAAATAGTTGAGATAAAAATGGCTTCATGAGGATATGCTCAACTTCAAGTTCATATAACATCTGGAACTTCTGTATCTGTTGTGCACTGCAGTGCATTGATGTCACCACTATTACCATCAAAATCAAGCTTAGTCCCAACTATTTGGTGTTGTCTATATATATGGATGTTATTTCCTAAATGAACTCTAAGACCTTAGGATCTTGTTAAacaattgaaaattattttttctcagAAAAAAATAGTcattaaaaattgaaaagaaaatatCACAATCATTCACCTCTAATAACTTTAAATGCATCAAAAAAATTCAATTATGAAAAtttattgtatttttattttcgACATCTAAATTGTATTttcaaaaaaatgaaaagaattttcataagaatttcaaaaaaaatatctaTAAAAAAAGGCCTCAATACAACCATTCAATCTCTTAAAGCACATTTTTAATTACAATAACTAGTTTTCTTTTTGTCTCCCTCTATCATTTCAGGCTTCAAGTCTCTATCTTTTCCTGCTTCAACTCTAATCAATTCAATTCTTCTCGCTAAAGATAATGGTCGTCCATGAACAACTTATACCATCTTCACATACTCTCTAATTGTCTAATTGTATCATCTCATGGAGCTATACCTAAAGGCTATAGGATAgtaatattttgtttatttttccccAGAATCTCCACACATTCCTCTTAACATTTTCAATTTTCTTTCATTAACTTTACTTTCCTAACTGCCCAACATGAATGTTCAAATAACAAAGCTGCATAATAATTAAACAAATTATCAATGTGTTAGGAAGTGAACCTATCAAACAGAAGAAACCTCAAGCATAATTAGCTTCGTGGAAGTCAGAACATGCATGCGATATACTTGCGTGACCTCACCGGCATGATCTTTTTCTATTGTCGTAATGTTTGCCCATCAATTGCAATACTACGATATATGAATGTTCCACGTGCTAATTGGTGAGCGAGGTAAACTACACTCATGCCCACCATCTTGGCATTTTAAATTGTGGACTAACGTATTAGAATGAGTTTATCTATAAACAGTAATGAGTTTAAGAGTCTTATGTTATAGCCCTTGGATATGGATCGTGTAATAGGACAGTTTATCGGCTAATCGATGGAATCAATCTTTGTTTCTTGGTTTTACGACATTGACGGCCTATCGTGATAGGGATAATTTGAGACTCGTTGGGATTAGAGAACCTCTCGATCTAGGGGGGTTGATTTCTTTTTTTGTAAACTCAGTCGTAATCTATATTGCATTATTCCACTCATTTAAATACAACTATCGACGTTCCTTCCCCGACAAAGGAAGAATAAGAAAGGTTTTATTCTTACTAAAAATAAAGATACTAGACTCAACCCTAGTGAAAATAAAAGCTAGTCGACTTAAATAAACATCAATTACTATGGCTGAATCAATTCTCTTGATATGCATCATTCTTTCTAAATATGTCGTACATGTATCTCTTGTATTTGATGGGCTCCAGATTCTCCTTTGTTGCATGGGCTTGCCCACAATCCATAACATCTTATATACCAAGTTATGTGAGTTAGGTATACATGTAATGTTTAAAAATAATGGAATAAAGCATGTTTTATATCAAACATTTGATCTTCCTTTTTATTGTCTGTCAACTACAAACTTAGGGTCCCTATTATTTCTAGCAAGGGTGTTATCCACAATGCTACTATAAACATAATTGTTATGTTGCAAGTTAATTTTATGGGTGATTTCAAGTGTACCAGTCAGTAGTCGATAGTTTTGGCTGTTAATCAATACCATTAATATGTCAGCACAAATAAATATCATAGTGTCACCCATGCTGACACAATTTCAATACTACTAGTTGAGGCGGACCATGTTGACACAATTTCAATATTAACAATCAAGATAAAGTTTGTTTCATCCAATACCATCAGAAACTAAGGTCAAAAGAGAGAGAAGGGAATAGAAGAAGCAccaacaataacaaaaaaaaaaaaaaaaaaaagagaagatagaaaatccaaaatacattaTACCCTATAGGTGTGCCTGTTCTAGTTCCAAATGTACCACATTGACAAATTTTGGTATTACCAATCAAGACAAAGTTTGTCCTATCCAATACCATCCCAAACTAAGATCAaaagagagaaaagggaaaaggggAAGCACCAacaataacagaaaagaaatagaaaaccCAAAATATATTGTACCCTATATGCATGACTGCTCTAGTTCCAATTGTACCTCAATTCATGTATATGCGTGCCTGTTCTAGTTCCAATTGTACCTCAGTTCAAGTCCAACTTTCTGTGGGTAACTGAAATATATTGATAGAGAAGTAgaaaaatcaattttaatatgAGTGAGATATCTTAGTAgcattatttgattttttttttaggaaaaaaaaatataggatTGACCTCACTAGGATACTATAAGAATCAATGTTCTCATTTAATGGATGAAAGTCATTTTGGAATTAGTAAAGTGTGATCACTAGTTGAGATGTTTATAATATTTTGTAAATTATCgctctaaaattttatttgatttgctTTCTAGCTATtagcttatatttattttaaggTACACAAGTTAAGTAGAAGATCACCATAGGACAAAAACTACTTCGAGTCAATCTCTACACACTTCATAAACATTGCATAGTACCAAAACTATATCGTTCCGACTGAAGATCGGAACTCCAACATGGAGTAATACTTCAAGTTTGCTTAAGGGATTATGTGACAGGGAAAAAAAAGTCAAACAGAGGAATTAACAAGCATGAAATGAAGTAAACTACCCTTCTCATTGACAAATATGTGTCCATCAAAGAACTCAGCAAACTCAACTACATCTTCCGGTCTCTTAAAGTTGATGTATGCCCGTGAATGTCTCTGGTCTTTTTGGCTGCAAAATACATTGCATATCATAAGACAAACACCAAATAAGCCACTAGGACTATCACTAACatgttagatatatatatatatatataggcagagagagagagagagagagagagagagagagaaggagaagaagaaccaACTTATATACCAAAATGCAATTACACTAGAATATATTAAGTATTTAAGTGTCAAATCTTGATGTATCATTAGTTTAGCTGCAGTAGATTATAATAATGATTGTTTTCTATTTTGTATTTGGATGTTTAAAAGTAGCGTCAATCAGGTGATGCACTTAAATAACCATCCAAAATATAGTCATGCAACAGAAACAAGTTTATAACTATAAAATtctctaataaaagaaaataagaattgAGAATTTGGTGTCTTAGCTATACCCAGACGAATGAAGAAAAGAGAACTGTATAATACAGTGCTTTTGCAACTTCAAGCAGTAAAAACCCACTTAAATGTGAGTTATCTTCTTTACAAAGAATGGATACAGGGATTATCATAAATTCCAAGCCAATGTAATTAGATTTATATGCATATAAGCTAACATAATTAAGGAGAAAGGTCACAAGGTTAGAGCGAATGCCCTCTAATTGCCACATAATCCAATCACACGCAGCGTGCAACGTAACCAAGATCGCCAAGTTTTATTAGGGCGATAAATGGTGCCAAGCACGACCCTATCTAACCATCATACAATCGAAATGTATTCACTGCACATCAAAGAAAAAGAAGGGAAAACGAAGAACCCTTGCCTATTCTTCCCGGAGCGAAAGCAGAACCAATCGTAGCGGCCGGCGAACTTGCTGTCGATCTGATCCACCAGCGCCGCCTGCACCATAGACGGCGGCAAGCGCCTCACCGAAACCTTCGTCCGACCAAAGAGATCTTTCATGTAATCCACTCTCGAAACCCCTTACAATTTGACCGAAAATTGACACCCTCGCTTCAAGATCGCCATCCCCGCTCGGGAATCCTCGAAGGGCTAGATCGGGAGGACATGAATTCCTCGCCTGAAGGCATAGGGTTTTTGCCAGCGAAATACGGTTCCGATCCGAGACTGGGATTGCGGAAAGAGCACGAATCGGGGGCGAGATGCAGCGAGCACAAACTTGATGCTAAGAAGAGTGCGAGACAGGGAGAttatttatttatgaaaaattatgtaGTTTTCTGGTTAAAGTTTGAGCAAACAAAAGTAATTGATCGTCTTATGACTTCTgatgttattttcttaaaaagtctaatttttttacaagaaaattaaggaaCTAAATTTGCTATTAAACCTAATTGGCacgaaataaaaaaatattcaaaacaatACTCACAAAATCAGTGGAAGGCCGTCGCACAGCTTTCAATAAGTTGTTCCACGtacaatcaaataattaaaattatttcaattttatttaaaataatttaatttagttagAATTAGCTAAATAttattagagtaattttaattaaaaaaataaaaataataaatccaGTTAGTTGACTAGTCTTGGATGACCGATCCGATCCTATAAAATTTTTTCACTAACTATCAGAATAAATTAGAAAGTGTTCGTGGCGAGCGGTCATAAAATCCATTATATTTTGATTGTGTGTCTTATTTAGAgaatatttttttacaaatttaatatAGTTAAGGATTGAATCATGAATATCTGAATAAGAACCTGAATATTTTATCGTTGAaccataattttaataaaaaatttaagcacTTTATAATTGAAgttttaactaaaattaattagAGAAGTCCGaattactctatttttttttaataattcaggtGTATACTTGGTAAATTAATTTGAAGATAGATGATTTTTTTCTGGATAAATTCAAACCCTAACTTATATACAGTCAGAAATTCCTAACATATATTCATTCCATGATAAATTTAAATCACTACTCCTTTATTATTCGTGCTTTACATTATATTATATCCGTGGATTGCCAATTAATTTTGGAGCAACTTTGTccataaaataaattatgaaagaTTTTTTAATGTGAAAATACAACTATCGTGGATGTCGCTCGAGTAAATCCGGCCAGGTCGCGGCCTATCAGAACCAGATGAGCTAGAGGAACTTGGTTGAGTTAGCTCTACAAAGTGTTGACTTCCAACCATTCAGACGAACAATCACAAAATCAACGTTATGAATCAACAACTGTCATTTCCAGTGGGAAGGCCTACTCGTGTGGTCGGTTGATGGCAGCGCTCCGCTTGTGTAGTTGTCTACGTAGTCCGTCCAAGACTAGCGTAGCAGTTGACGTGGATTATTTTTAAGATAAGTTTCGTCATGTGGATCCCGTTATACaccgtctttttttttttttataagattaTTTTCAGGATTCATGATAACAATTTTATCATTACGTCATACtccccttttatatatatatatatatatatataaaaaggtaagtaaattattattattattagttaatatcggatatttaattttttaactgaTTAAGATGTTcgatcttataaaaaaaaaaaatttcagccatcaatataaattaagaaatattcatGAAGGACTATTTATTTAAATTGCTAGAGTTCCATGACTCGctttttattaaagaaaaatttttatataatacctcataattgaaattcaaaacttaaaattattgattAGTTGTCTTAATTGATTAAAGAAGGACGATAGATTTATTATAATCAATAGGAGAGATCAAAATTTGATGGGCTCAtgtctataaaaaaaaaactccctCTATGTTTTAATCACGgttaatttaactttttttttcatataatcGGGAAACGGACGAGCATCCTTGCAGCAGAACaaaggttatatatatatatatactctaagAATCCTTCGTTCTTAATTCTACCTAAACTTCAAAGCTGAATCATAATACGTTCAGATCAGCTCCACCATGCTTATGCTTCAAGCAACTGCTGTTGCCATCCCTCGCAGGAACACCTGATGAAGGTTTCGAATGCCATCTGGCTCAAAAAAGATAGTTGAAGAAATTGATCAAGCTAAGCACAGCCAGCAGCCAGTAGAACAGATCCAATCTGTCCTTGTCGAGATCGTTGTCGCCCAGCCATCCTCCATTCCCTGAGCTCGACGTGATCTTGTTCACGAGCGACACGAGCAGCGAGCTTAGGAAAAACCCAAACGAGTACGAACAGTAGGTCATGGCTGTCAGAAAGGCTTGCATGCCTCCCAGTGACTGCTTGTAGAAGAATTCGATCAGCCCCACCGCCGTAAACATCTCCGAAACCCCGAAAATTATGAACTGCGGAGCGATCCAAAGGATGGGCGTCGGCGCCTCTGATTCCCTCCTCTTCTTCTCGACCAAGGCGGCCGCCACCATGGAGAAGGTGGCCGTGAAGAGGCCGGTGCCGATCCGCTGCAGGGGGGTGATTCCTACGTGATCGCGGGTGAGTTTCCGGGAAATCGGGACGAAGAAGGTCTCGTAGAGAGGAACCAGGATGATGAGGATGATGTAGGGGATGGCCTGCAGTGAGGCTGGGGGGATCTTGAAGGTGACCAGTTGAGTGTTCATGGAGCTTCCCTGTTGGACCGAGAACGTCTGGAGCTGGGCGAGGATGGTGTTGAAGATGATGGTGCAGGCAAAGATCGGAATCACTGAGAGAATCACCTTCACTTGCTCTACTTCTGCCATGGTGCACAGTCTCCATGGGCTCTCTACTTTGTTGGACCCGTCTTGAGATTTGATGCAGGCATTTTCCAAGAACCTAAAATCATGTAAAGATTAAAACAAAGAATTGAAGATCGTTTAATTGGATGCATGCATGGTTTTTACAACCTGAATTTATCTGCGTGTCTGAGGTTGTGAACATTTGGAGAAGTTCCAGCGACACCAAGGTGATACTGATACACTTCAGAATTGGAAGGGCAAATCTGCTTTCTCTTTGTAAATGCTGCCACAAAGACCTGTAGAAATTAAACATGCATTTATTTCTCATTTATGAAGTGAGGTCCATCTAGTACCAAACAATAAATTAATGCGAATCTTACTCTTGCTATAGGGGTAAAGATGCTGCCCTGTGAAGGCCTGTTCCTGAAGAACAACACACCGGAGATCAAGCTCATGAGGGCCATGGCCATGGCAGCTGCTGAGACACCGAACCCGACGTCCATGCCCGACCGAGTCTGGACCCAAACAAGAACCGTGAGCGCAACCAGTTCTCCCACACAGAAGCTGAAGTAGGCAGTGTTGAAGTATGTGGAGAGCTTCTTGGACTGGTTCGGATCGTCTCTGCTGAACTGGTCAGCTCCATGAGCTATCATGTTAGGCTTCATGCATCCACTCCCCAGCGCCACTAAATAGAGAGCCACAAAGAAGATGGTGGCCTTCAAGCCTTCTGCCTCCGCGCAATGCTCTCTTTGCAGCATGTCGCACGGCGGCGGCCTCAGCTGCGGCAGATGTGCTTGAAGCGACAGCAGTATGAATCCCTGAAACATCACCGTACACGTACAGAGCGAGCTTACTTATTACTTAAACCTGTTTGTGTTTCAAAGATTAGTTTCACTCTTTAATTTGGAGAAAGTAGAACTCACGGAGAGTTCGATAAATCCGAATATCAGCATGGTGAAGAAGCTCCCTAGATAAGAGTCCGAGAGGAATCCTCCGAGCAGAGACAGGATAAAGATAGTCCCAACGAAGTTGGTGACTATGTTTGCTGACTTTGAGAGAGGATAATGCATGTCGTTGAACACATAAGTTATGAGGTTGTTGCCGACGGCTGCAATCGCCATGATCTCAAACGCTTGAATCCCTGCATAAGCAATAACCACAAGCAGATATCGCAGTGATTGTTGAATCAGAAAAATGATCTATAAATATAGAAAGAAATTAGATACCTAAAACAAAGACAGCAGCTCTCATGCCTCCGTGCTTGTTGGGCTTGCAGGGTCTGCCTCTCCAATCAAGGGAGACATCATTCAGCACGGTGAAACTTTGCCTTCTTTCAATGTCCATGAAATCTCTTTCAGAGCTCACAAACAGGGCCAATCGTTGGTGATGAATTTTAAGGCGATTTGGTGAGTTATTTATAGCGCATGGGAAGTGGATTGATTgattatggagaagaagagttaATGGTTGGTGAAGTGTGGTGGTTCGTGGGAGTTATGGACTATTGGAAACACACTGGTGAGTGGGGTTGAATGTTGGAATTGGATTTGTCCTTGTGCTGAGCTTTTAGGGCGAGCAGAGTGGGGAGAGCATCAAAAACTGGTCTGCCATGGAATTGCTTGGAAATGACTTACTTGGTCATTTAGTTCTACGGAATTAAACATCGTGTGGTGTAAGTTTTCGGGGGGCAAAAAGTTGTTAATTCTTTCAGACAAAAAACACTTTTTTTTTCCAGACAAAATCTTGATATGTACATGCGTACAATATATACAACTGTGTGTCATGGACTGTCATAATTTATCTTCGTTCTAAATCTTGAGACGAGATTAGAAATCTTTCATAATTTATCTCCGTTCTAAATCACATAGAGTCGTTTTGAAAGAGCCTCCGGAACGAGGATTATTATTTTTACTGCTATATAATTCAGCATATGTCATATAATgaccaaaaatatatttttaagtgaCAAATTAtcttttcaacaaaaaaaaatggaTCTAAAATAATGTGGATGGAAGAGCCTTCTCCAAGGCACGTGCTGCCGACGGAAATGGATTAGCCATGCAAAATAGTCGGGCCCCGCCGTCAAAATGCGGgcaaaaagtcaacca contains:
- the LOC122008240 gene encoding protein NRT1/ PTR FAMILY 4.4-like codes for the protein MDIERRQSFTVLNDVSLDWRGRPCKPNKHGGMRAAVFVLGIQAFEIMAIAAVGNNLITYVFNDMHYPLSKSANIVTNFVGTIFILSLLGGFLSDSYLGSFFTMLIFGFIELSGFILLSLQAHLPQLRPPPCDMLQREHCAEAEGLKATIFFVALYLVALGSGCMKPNMIAHGADQFSRDDPNQSKKLSTYFNTAYFSFCVGELVALTVLVWVQTRSGMDVGFGVSAAAMAMALMSLISGVLFFRNRPSQGSIFTPIARVFVAAFTKRKQICPSNSEVYQYHLGVAGTSPNVHNLRHADKFRFLENACIKSQDGSNKVESPWRLCTMAEVEQVKVILSVIPIFACTIIFNTILAQLQTFSVQQGSSMNTQLVTFKIPPASLQAIPYIILIILVPLYETFFVPISRKLTRDHVGITPLQRIGTGLFTATFSMVAAALVEKKRRESEAPTPILWIAPQFIIFGVSEMFTAVGLIEFFYKQSLGGMQAFLTAMTYCSYSFGFFLSSLLVSLVNKITSSSGNGGWLGDNDLDKDRLDLFYWLLAVLSLINFFNYLF